The following proteins are encoded in a genomic region of Reichenbachiella sp.:
- a CDS encoding cyanophycinase — MKGAILSAMLLLSLVSCQDKATIEESIDQPKGALFIIGGGKRPAAMIERLITESGLREGGYGIILPMSSVEPDSAVFYAKKQFTKAGIDQVVGFNISADTVRDSQLDSLGKAAMIYISGGDQNKFMAAIGKSAIYESIHQAYQQGTVVAGTSAGAAVMSEVMITGNEKKFPEYQDTFRNIEANNIEMADGLGLVKTAIIDQHFIKRSRYNRLLSAVAEYPQLLGVGIDEATAILVKGDSAEVVGDSQVIVMNNQSDQPSELNGKLGMKNLSVKVLLAGEKFSLVK, encoded by the coding sequence ATGAAAGGAGCTATTTTATCTGCTATGCTGTTGCTTTCACTGGTTTCTTGCCAGGATAAAGCGACCATCGAGGAATCTATTGATCAACCGAAAGGGGCCTTATTTATCATAGGCGGAGGCAAAAGACCCGCAGCCATGATCGAGCGCCTGATCACAGAGTCGGGCCTTCGTGAAGGTGGATATGGTATTATTCTGCCCATGTCCAGCGTCGAGCCGGATTCAGCGGTTTTTTATGCCAAAAAACAATTCACCAAAGCTGGTATTGATCAAGTAGTAGGTTTTAACATTTCTGCTGATACCGTGAGGGATAGTCAGCTGGACAGCCTGGGTAAGGCAGCCATGATTTACATCTCCGGTGGAGACCAGAATAAGTTTATGGCCGCCATCGGCAAATCGGCGATCTATGAAAGTATCCATCAGGCTTATCAGCAAGGAACAGTAGTCGCCGGTACCAGTGCAGGGGCAGCTGTGATGAGTGAAGTCATGATCACTGGCAATGAAAAGAAGTTTCCGGAATATCAGGATACGTTCCGCAACATAGAAGCTAACAATATAGAAATGGCAGATGGGTTGGGTTTGGTTAAAACGGCCATCATTGATCAGCATTTCATAAAGCGTAGCAGATATAATCGGCTGCTTAGTGCAGTAGCTGAATACCCACAACTATTGGGTGTTGGTATCGATGAAGCCACCGCCATTCTGGTGAAAGGCGATAGCGCTGAAGTGGTGGGCGATTCGCAGGTAATTGTGATGAATAACCAAAGTGATCAGCCTTCGGAGCTGAATGGCAAACTAGGAATGAAGAACCTTTCAGTGAAAGTATTGCTTGCCGGAGAAAAGTTTAGTCTGGTAAAATAA
- a CDS encoding isoaspartyl peptidase/L-asparaginase, which translates to MNKKFALAIHGGAGTITRANMSEEKEIAYRAVLELSLKEGHKILNEGGSSLDAVERAVIILEDSDLFNAGKGSVFNSDGNHELEASIMCGETLKAGAVGGAASIKNPIAVSRKIMNSEYVYLTGKGADEYAEEHGFEQVPNSYFYSDFRFEQWKAAQGSEKMKLDHSVDKKFGTVGAVAVDQAGHLAAATSTGGLVNKKYGRLGDSSVIGAGVYANDTTCAISCTGYGEFFLRGVVAHDISCLMEYKGLSLEEAAQIVINEKQIKLGGEGGIIGVDGLGNVSLVFNSEGMYRGSINQEGNAEVAIYS; encoded by the coding sequence ATGAACAAGAAATTTGCATTAGCCATACATGGAGGGGCAGGTACGATTACAAGAGCCAACATGTCAGAAGAGAAAGAAATAGCTTACAGAGCTGTACTAGAGCTTTCTTTAAAGGAAGGGCATAAAATTTTAAATGAAGGAGGGTCCAGCCTCGATGCCGTGGAGCGTGCGGTCATCATCTTAGAAGATAGTGATTTGTTTAATGCAGGCAAAGGTTCTGTGTTTAACTCAGATGGAAATCATGAACTGGAGGCCTCCATTATGTGCGGAGAGACGCTCAAGGCAGGCGCTGTCGGCGGTGCCGCCTCTATTAAAAATCCTATCGCTGTTTCCCGCAAAATCATGAATTCGGAATATGTGTATCTGACGGGAAAAGGCGCCGATGAATACGCTGAGGAGCATGGTTTTGAGCAAGTTCCCAATTCATATTTTTATTCTGATTTTCGTTTTGAGCAGTGGAAAGCCGCTCAAGGCTCAGAAAAGATGAAGTTGGATCACAGTGTAGATAAAAAATTTGGCACTGTAGGCGCAGTGGCAGTAGATCAAGCTGGTCATTTGGCAGCGGCCACTTCCACTGGAGGCTTGGTCAACAAGAAATATGGAAGGCTAGGCGATAGCTCAGTGATCGGCGCTGGCGTATATGCTAATGATACGACTTGTGCCATTTCTTGTACTGGTTACGGTGAGTTTTTTCTTAGAGGCGTGGTCGCCCATGATATATCCTGTTTGATGGAATACAAAGGCTTATCCCTGGAAGAAGCCGCACAAATCGTCATCAACGAAAAGCAAATCAAACTTGGAGGTGAAGGTGGAATTATCGGTGTTGATGGTCTGGGCAATGTGAGCCTGGTTTTCAATTCCGAAGGCATGTACCGTGGCTCGATCAATCAGGAAGGAAATGCTGAGGTGGCTATTTATAGCTAA
- a CDS encoding YfcC family protein, translating into MKVKLPDTLILLSVILILFCGLTWVLPAGAFDRDLVDGREIVVPGSFHWTAANPSSVFDLILAPIQGFIDSAQVIVFIFFVAGAFGIINATGAIANGLKSVVKTDANGKNPVWVIPVLTFLFSLAGATFGMSEEVLVFIMITLPMAYGLGYDSFLGVGIPFLGAGAGFAGAFLNPFTVGIAQGIAGLTPFSGWEYRVVVWLLFTVGTALFLMRYAKRLNANPASSPNYQEDLSSPYRESDKENSIEFTLRQKLIVGLFLGGLCLLIVGVNVWGWYINEISGLFLVLGIVSALLARLQLQKTLDAFVSGASEMVKVCLVIAMAKGIIIIASEGRIIDSMLYGASVAVDGFPKAVSIQLMFYVQTCLNFFLPSGSGQAALTMPIMAPLSDIIGISRQSAVLAFQLGDGLSNMIIPTSGITMGVLTLANISYQKWLKWIWPLMVIYFLLAMTLLIPPVLYFNW; encoded by the coding sequence ATGAAAGTAAAACTACCAGATACACTCATCCTTTTATCCGTCATCCTCATCCTATTTTGCGGATTGACCTGGGTGTTACCGGCAGGAGCATTTGATAGGGACTTGGTCGATGGTCGTGAGATCGTTGTGCCCGGTTCCTTTCATTGGACGGCTGCAAATCCATCATCGGTATTTGATTTGATCTTAGCACCGATACAGGGCTTCATTGATTCTGCGCAAGTGATTGTGTTTATCTTCTTTGTGGCAGGTGCTTTCGGTATCATCAACGCCACTGGGGCTATTGCCAATGGTCTGAAAAGCGTGGTGAAGACGGATGCCAACGGCAAAAACCCTGTCTGGGTGATTCCGGTACTTACTTTTTTGTTTTCTCTGGCCGGAGCCACTTTTGGCATGAGCGAAGAGGTACTGGTGTTTATCATGATCACGCTTCCGATGGCCTATGGGCTGGGTTATGACTCTTTTCTTGGGGTTGGTATTCCGTTTCTGGGAGCAGGAGCAGGCTTTGCCGGTGCCTTTTTAAATCCCTTTACGGTTGGAATTGCTCAGGGTATTGCAGGGCTTACTCCTTTTAGCGGATGGGAATATCGAGTCGTAGTTTGGTTGCTATTTACGGTAGGTACTGCTTTGTTTTTGATGCGATACGCCAAAAGGTTGAATGCCAATCCGGCTTCAAGCCCAAATTATCAAGAGGATTTGAGTTCACCCTATCGGGAATCAGATAAAGAAAATAGCATTGAGTTTACCCTAAGACAAAAACTAATAGTTGGTCTGTTTTTAGGCGGATTGTGTTTGCTTATTGTAGGTGTCAACGTTTGGGGTTGGTACATCAATGAAATTTCAGGATTGTTTCTGGTTTTAGGAATTGTATCCGCTTTGTTGGCCAGATTGCAACTACAAAAAACGTTGGATGCCTTCGTGTCTGGTGCCTCAGAAATGGTGAAAGTTTGTTTGGTCATCGCCATGGCCAAAGGCATCATCATCATAGCATCCGAAGGAAGAATAATAGATTCGATGTTGTACGGTGCATCAGTGGCAGTAGATGGCTTCCCTAAAGCAGTCTCGATTCAGCTGATGTTTTATGTGCAGACCTGTTTGAATTTTTTCCTGCCTTCAGGCTCAGGTCAGGCTGCCCTTACCATGCCGATCATGGCCCCCTTGAGTGACATCATTGGGATATCCAGACAGTCTGCGGTATTGGCTTTTCAATTGGGCGACGGACTATCCAATATGATAATCCCTACCAGCGGAATAACCATGGGGGTGCTTACACTAGCTAATATATCTTATCAAAAATGGCTGAAATGGATCTGGCCACTCATGGTAATCTACTTTTTGCTAGCCATGACCCTGCTCATACCACCAGTCCTATATTTCAACTGGTGA
- a CDS encoding LacI family DNA-binding transcriptional regulator, with the protein MKKKITIHDLARILNKDSSTISRALANSPRVKKKTRDLIQAKAKELGYFRNTLASNLRSQKSLTIGVIVPHISRYFFSTAIAGIEEIAFENNYRVIIGQSMDQLEKERQLVETLLSSQVDGILMSISMETNAYDHLERVAEQKTPIVFFDRKCEAIPANNILIDDHARAFDATEHLILSGRTRIAHFSGLENVSIYEDRQKGYKEALRKHNIAEDPDLIFKSSLKSNDGKQLADQILNLRKKPDAIFCANDIAAIACMQVLQEAGIRIPQDIAIVGFSNEPLGEYTTPSLSSINQNPLEMGKTAVQTLLNQIEGPQAEHQTKYIDSELIIRNSSGRQ; encoded by the coding sequence CCATTCATGACCTGGCTCGCATTCTCAATAAAGACAGTTCTACGATTTCCAGAGCACTAGCCAATAGCCCCAGGGTCAAGAAAAAAACTCGTGATTTAATACAAGCCAAAGCCAAAGAGTTGGGCTACTTTAGAAATACTTTGGCTTCTAATCTGCGGAGTCAAAAAAGTCTCACTATAGGTGTCATTGTACCGCATATATCTCGTTATTTTTTCTCAACGGCTATAGCCGGCATCGAAGAAATAGCCTTCGAAAACAACTATCGGGTTATTATTGGCCAGTCGATGGATCAACTAGAAAAAGAAAGGCAACTTGTGGAAACTTTACTTTCCAGTCAGGTAGATGGTATCCTCATGTCTATCTCTATGGAGACCAATGCCTACGACCATTTAGAAAGAGTAGCCGAACAAAAAACGCCAATTGTCTTCTTCGATAGAAAATGTGAAGCTATACCAGCCAACAATATCCTGATCGACGATCATGCCCGAGCATTTGATGCCACCGAACACCTCATACTTAGCGGGAGAACACGAATTGCGCATTTTTCTGGCTTAGAAAATGTAAGTATTTATGAAGATCGGCAGAAGGGGTATAAGGAAGCGCTGCGCAAGCATAACATTGCGGAAGATCCAGATTTGATTTTCAAAAGTTCGCTCAAATCGAATGACGGTAAACAATTGGCCGATCAAATTCTGAATCTAAGGAAAAAGCCTGATGCCATTTTTTGCGCCAATGATATTGCCGCAATAGCCTGTATGCAAGTGCTACAAGAAGCAGGCATTCGTATCCCTCAGGATATTGCTATTGTTGGTTTTAGTAATGAACCACTCGGCGAATACACTACTCCTTCGTTGTCTTCAATAAATCAAAATCCCCTTGAAATGGGAAAAACGGCAGTCCAAACACTACTTAATCAAATAGAAGGCCCTCAAGCCGAGCATCAAACTAAATATATAGATTCAGAATTGATTATTAGAAATTCTTCAGGCAGGCAATAA
- a CDS encoding cyanophycinase, which translates to MNTNKITSIVFGLMISLSMSCAEQEDISSSVPAITNQKGAVNGNTAASIGLVGDAGDVSRQTEPGTVLMGGGADVDEAIEWMIDRSGGGDFVVLRASGGDGYNDYIYGLGNVNSVETLLIDSRSLANNSGVETAIRNAEAVFIAGGDQYDYVSFWKDTKVESALNYLINTKEVPVGGTSAGCAIQGEAYFDAANGTVYSNEALRNPYNSYMSLQEGNFLDVPYLESVITDTHYDNPDRRGRHITFMARMNKDWGMNAKGIGVDEATAVCIDENGRGYVFGDGTAFFLNQNGQGPERCQNRKSLDWYRNRQAIRAHLIQGNSQGNRYFNLASWSPGSGESSQYYYVDRGRLKTSN; encoded by the coding sequence ATGAACACTAATAAAATAACGAGTATAGTATTTGGGCTAATGATAAGCCTAAGCATGTCATGTGCAGAGCAAGAAGATATATCTTCTTCAGTGCCTGCCATTACCAATCAAAAGGGAGCAGTGAATGGAAACACAGCGGCCTCGATTGGACTAGTCGGTGATGCAGGTGATGTATCCAGGCAGACAGAACCGGGAACAGTGTTGATGGGTGGAGGAGCAGATGTAGATGAAGCAATAGAATGGATGATCGATCGATCAGGTGGAGGTGATTTTGTGGTGTTGCGTGCTTCGGGTGGCGATGGCTACAATGATTACATCTATGGTTTGGGTAATGTCAATTCAGTTGAAACCCTGCTGATTGATTCCAGGTCATTGGCCAATAATAGCGGGGTAGAAACAGCCATCCGAAACGCAGAAGCTGTGTTTATCGCCGGAGGTGATCAGTATGATTATGTCTCTTTTTGGAAGGATACCAAAGTGGAGAGCGCACTCAATTATTTGATCAATACCAAAGAAGTCCCGGTTGGAGGTACAAGCGCAGGATGCGCCATTCAGGGAGAGGCTTATTTCGATGCTGCCAATGGGACAGTTTATTCAAATGAAGCCCTTAGAAATCCTTACAACTCCTACATGTCCTTGCAGGAAGGCAACTTTCTGGATGTGCCTTATTTGGAGAGTGTCATTACCGATACGCATTATGACAATCCGGATCGTAGGGGTAGACACATCACCTTCATGGCCAGAATGAATAAGGACTGGGGCATGAATGCCAAAGGCATTGGTGTGGATGAAGCTACCGCTGTTTGTATTGACGAAAATGGCAGAGGGTATGTTTTTGGAGATGGTACCGCTTTTTTCCTAAATCAAAATGGTCAGGGGCCGGAACGCTGTCAAAACCGGAAGTCACTTGATTGGTACAGAAACAGACAAGCGATCAGGGCACATTTGATTCAAGGTAACTCACAAGGAAATAGATATTTCAATCTAGCCTCATGGAGTCCGGGATCAGGAGAAAGCTCACAATATTATTATGTAGATAGAGGAAGGTTGAAAACTTCCAATTGA